The DNA sequence TTTAACGGTTACAAAACCATCACATTCATCATCAATATAACCCCAGCTTACCTGCCAGCTTTCCCCCTGCTTATCGGTATATGAATAACCTGCAAAAATTTGTGCCGGATTAGTGTAGAGCACATTTGTTATACTGCCTTCTTGGTAACCACGCCATTTGCCTTTTCCTTCACTGATATCATACAGTATTTGGTCGTCACTTGTGAAAGTCGGGTCTTTTTCTATGTCTTTAGGTCCGTTACCAGTTTTTCTATATCTGTCGGAACCGTACACTTTTCCTGCTGCCGGTGTATAGCGCAACCTTATTTCGGGAAACTCTGAAGTTGGTTTTATATATTGAATAGAACCTAACGGCAGTCTTTTGCTGGCCAGGAAATTAGCACATTCCGCTAATAATGGTTTGGCTTCGTGCGTGGTGATGTTGTTGATTTTTGCAAACATTTTATCATTTACATCCCCCGTTCTTCTGAAAATTTTAATGTTGGCCACATCTACATCCCAGCTAATGTCTGTCAAACTCAATCCGGCTTCAGCAAGCAAGGCTTCTGTGAGCGGTACTAATTCATCCGGCTTTTGATCTGTTATGGCAAACACTTCCAAAAAAGGAGAAACGGGATGTATTTTTCCATTTCTGTCCGCCAGAGTTTTAACGTCTTTAAATTTTATATGGGTAGGATTATATGATTTTAGCTCTCCTGAAACGGGATCTACGGTCAAAGTCGTTTCGGGAGTAATTTCTCTGTAATCTAGTGGCTTTTCTTTTGATAATTGAAGATCATATGCCGCCATTGGTTCCTCTGATTCTCCTAATCTGCCAATTGCAATCGGCGGAAGAATTCTTAATTCTATAATTTTCATATCGTAGTATTTTAAATTATTAAATGGATTGAATTAATTTGAAACTTCTTCTGTTAAGTCTACAATGACTTGTAGTAGCTTTTGATCGGCTTCCTGTAATCCATTCAAATATTGAATATGAGGTTGATTTTGAAAGTGTTTTAGCTTTACGATAATATTCTGAGAAGCTTCGAGAAGATCTCTGTGCATCCTCCAGCGGTTGTGCTCTCCAAAAGGCAAATCAAAGGTATAAGGAAGTGTAAAAGGTGGCCCTCCCATGACATCGCCATCTTTAGCGATTGGGGTCTGAACCAAAATAGTTGCCAAACTTCTCAAATTATACATTTCTCCAAATGCCGAATTGATGATCATACCACGAGGCGAAAAGCTTCCTGAATTATTATAACCATTATCTAGTAAAAAACTATGATTTAAGTAGTTAAGCAATAAACGATACCGAAGATCACTCAAATCGGACCAAAGAATGGCTTCAGGATCTGTAATAGCATTGTTATCCACTTTTTTAGGTGAAGTACCGGACTCTGTTGTGTGTACTTTTGAACCCACGTAAGGATTCGTAGCCACATTGCGGGAAGGCTCGAAAGTATTATTGGTTTCTTCTAAAATTGTTTTGTATTCTTTGTAAATGTGCAAGAATCGTTCGAAATGGGATGGTGTTGTTTCCTCTTTTGTATCCATACCTTCTCCTTGTTCTGCTATTTCTGCCAACGCATTATAAGCATCATCACGAGATAATAAGGGCGCTACTAAAACATCCGGGCTTTTGGTGTAGATTCCTTTTCCGTCGGTTCCTCGGTCTCCTCCGGTATAGCCACGACCCCACTCATCAAACTTCGCCTGACAGTTGTAAGTTCCGGGTTGGAAAGTTTCGTCGGATATTACTTTAGGATCTTTTATTAATTGCAGTAAAACTATAAATAAAGCACCTACAGTATGTGGATCTTTGACAGTTGCGTCTACAGATGCTACAATTTCGGCTGCCAATGGATCGTCACTTTCCAGCCATTCGCAAGGAGCTTCGGCGTAGACGTATTTGGCCAGCGAACTAAGGGAAAATTTTTCTAAAGTAAAGGGAAAAGGATAAAACGGGCTGTCCCAAGGATAACTTTCTCTTCCAAAATTTAAGGGAGCTCCTATCACTTTTAATACATTTTGTACGGAGATAAAATGTCCCATTTCTTCTTTAGCAATACCTAAAATTATGTTTTGCCACGTATGTACTTTTTCCTGATACTTTTCGGGAATTTGTTTTCCACCCATGCTATAAGCCGCATACAGGTATTGCAACATAAGTCCTTGTTCAATTTCAGCATCGATCTGAAGCAACATGGTGATATAATCTTTTCCGGTAAATTGAGAAGGTACCTCAAAAGGTTTTGCGTTTTTTAGATGATCACAACCACTCATAGCAGCAGCAGCTGAATACATACCTTTTGCAGTAGTCGATTTTGGTTTATTCTTTTGGGCCCATTCTAATATTGGGGCAATAAAATGGTCTCTTTTCTGATTGTAATTCATAATACGTTGTTTAGTTAAATTTCTATTTAATCTTTGTACTATAAGATGGTATCAAATCAATTCATTTGATAGGTTACTTTTTTTGAACAGCCATACTTTTTAGAATTTCTAAAAAAATGCTTGAAAAGCGGAAGAAAGTGTGATTTTTAAAAGCAATAAAGCCCCACAGCGTCTTGATGACAAGACACTGTAGCGTTTTATTTTTAAAGTTTTTTATTCTTTATGATATGGACATCCGGTAGCGGCTGCAGCGGCATCTTTTTTACCGGTATTGTAGAATTGATCTATAATTATCTGTCTTTGATCTTCAGGAATATCTTCGATCTTACGCAGTGTATTAACTTGTATGTGTGGCCAGCTTGTTGTGCCTCCGCTGTCTCCAAAAGCAAATTCGAAGAATATAATTTGTTCGTATTGCAATTGTAGAAACTCTTTTCCGTCTTCTTTAACGGTTTCAATCCACAGATTCATTTTCATTTCGACTGTCGATACAAAACGATCCACAAAAGGAACATTTATAATTCCTCCTTGTGCGCCTGTTTTATTTTTGGAAGACATTTGAATCAGGACATGGTTTGTAATCTCTTGTCCTTTATTCGTATCACGAAGTCGCAAATCCGGTCTTACTGAATAAGGATATAACGGATTAGCAAGTATACGTTGCGTATATATTTTGTTTTCTTCGGGATCAGTATCGTGATTCAGTGTTTCAAAAACCCATGGTGGTGGCGGTGCATCAAGATTTATTGGGTCCGATTCGCTTGCGCCGGCTCCTCCCATTGTTCTTGAAATAGCCAGATGATCGTACTTCCAGGCAGCATTCCCTTCCGGAAATTGTGGTGCACCTTTAATTAAAAAGCCATTATCCCCTTGAGCAAGGTCTCCTAATAAAGTTATCGTACTACCGTGTGGAATTACCCCACTTCTAGAAATAGAATAATCAGGTATAAAATACGGACCAGTTTGACCGGCTCCGGGTTTAAGTTCTTTAGCTGCCAAGATTGCATAATAATGTCTTCCGTTTAAGTTTGCTAATGTTACATATTCTTTTACTCCCTTATCGTTTAAAACTAAAAATAAGGTTTCGTCCGGATAACCATCAGGATATAGATCTTTATTTGGATTCGTTTCTGCTACAGGAAGCAAACCACGGTCTTCTTTAATGGTTTTCTCGGTGGCAGCATAATTAAACACGTCACTAAGCCATAAATACATACCGTTTTCTTCGTGAATTGGAGTATATTTTAAAGCAGCGCTTTCTTTTTCAGTACTGACACTTTTGACACTTTGCTCGTATTT is a window from the Flavobacterium cupriresistens genome containing:
- a CDS encoding ferritin-like domain-containing protein, whose product is MNYNQKRDHFIAPILEWAQKNKPKSTTAKGMYSAAAAMSGCDHLKNAKPFEVPSQFTGKDYITMLLQIDAEIEQGLMLQYLYAAYSMGGKQIPEKYQEKVHTWQNIILGIAKEEMGHFISVQNVLKVIGAPLNFGRESYPWDSPFYPFPFTLEKFSLSSLAKYVYAEAPCEWLESDDPLAAEIVASVDATVKDPHTVGALFIVLLQLIKDPKVISDETFQPGTYNCQAKFDEWGRGYTGGDRGTDGKGIYTKSPDVLVAPLLSRDDAYNALAEIAEQGEGMDTKEETTPSHFERFLHIYKEYKTILEETNNTFEPSRNVATNPYVGSKVHTTESGTSPKKVDNNAITDPEAILWSDLSDLRYRLLLNYLNHSFLLDNGYNNSGSFSPRGMIINSAFGEMYNLRSLATILVQTPIAKDGDVMGGPPFTLPYTFDLPFGEHNRWRMHRDLLEASQNIIVKLKHFQNQPHIQYLNGLQEADQKLLQVIVDLTEEVSN
- a CDS encoding peroxidase, FMP-type, whose translation is MLKRNDLGDEMQESQKIASFSAQENELGADPGANNNILEKLMKGYTKLEIDDALRPFYEHNLQKIVDDVDYGVLAALQGTWVSYNNKATNPTVDRLIGSGVHTTIMPSPGTNSGTIPGKYSFDCQQYIEKLTFDLVPGGVRNRGGANEQFCGAVKYEQSVKSVSTEKESAALKYTPIHEENGMYLWLSDVFNYAATEKTIKEDRGLLPVAETNPNKDLYPDGYPDETLFLVLNDKGVKEYVTLANLNGRHYYAILAAKELKPGAGQTGPYFIPDYSISRSGVIPHGSTITLLGDLAQGDNGFLIKGAPQFPEGNAAWKYDHLAISRTMGGAGASESDPINLDAPPPPWVFETLNHDTDPEENKIYTQRILANPLYPYSVRPDLRLRDTNKGQEITNHVLIQMSSKNKTGAQGGIINVPFVDRFVSTVEMKMNLWIETVKEDGKEFLQLQYEQIIFFEFAFGDSGGTTSWPHIQVNTLRKIEDIPEDQRQIIIDQFYNTGKKDAAAAATGCPYHKE